Genomic segment of Thermoflexus sp.:
ATGCCCGGTGGATCTTCCTGACCTGACCGCGATCCTGATCACCCACGGCCATATCGACCATTTCGGGGGGGTGACCTTCGTTCGCCAGCAGAGCGCAGCGCCGGTGTTTGTGCATGAGCTGGATCGTCGGGTGCTGGTAAACTATCCCGAACGGCTGATCACTGTGGCGCGGGAGCTGCGGCATTTCCTGAGCCAGGCCGGTGTCTCGGCGGAACGACGGACCGCTCTTCTTGACCTCTATCTCAGCATGAAAACGATGTTCCAGTCCACCTCCGTAGAGGGCTGGTTGACGGATGGCGAGCTGCTCTTCGGGATCCTCCGGGTGTATCACACCCCCGGGCATTGCCCGGGCCAGGTCTGCCTCCAGATCGATGAGGTGTTGCTGACCTCCGACCATATCCTGGCGCATACCACCCCTCACCAGGCCCCGGAGCGCATCACCCGTTATACGGGCCTGGGGCATTACCTGGAGTCCCTGCGTCGAGTGGCGGCGATCCCGGACATCGCTCTGGCGTTCGGTGGGCATGAGGACCCCATCCTGGATCTCTATGAGCGGATTGCGGCGATCGAGGCGTTTCATCGCCAGCGCCTGGAGCGAGTTCTGGAGATCTGTCAAGAGCCCCGCACCATTCTGGAGATCTCCAAGGCGCTCTTCGGCCGACAGTATGGCTATGGAGTGCTCCTGGCCCTCCTGGAGGCAGGGGCGCATGTGGAGTATCTCTACGACCGGGGTTATCTGCAGGTGGCGAATCTGGACCAGCTGGAGCGGGATCCCGAGGCGCCGATCCGCTATCGGAGGCTGTAGATGGAGCGCTGGATAAACATCGGCATCGCGTGGTTGATCATCGCGGCGGTGGCCCTTATCCAGGAGCGCTCCCGGGTTCTGGCAGGGATCCTGGCGGCTATGCCGTTGAGCATCCCCCTGGCCATGTGGATCGTCTATGCGGAAACCCGGGATCTGGGACAGACCGCCCAGTTCACCCGGTCCGTCTTTCTGGCCCTGATCCCCTCGCTGGGGTTCGTCCTTGCCACCTGGCTACTGCTCGCCCGTCGCGTTCCCTTTGGATGGAGCCTGCTGGGAGGATATGGGGTCTGGCTGGGGATGTTGCTCATATGGCGATGGCTGGGGATCCTGCGTTGAATCCTCTCGAAGGCGCGGCATGGCAGGAAGCGTGGGACGGGTCGAGCGGCAGGGGAG
This window contains:
- a CDS encoding MBL fold metallo-hydrolase, which translates into the protein MRGPWEERDGVLRYRTRSGAELYRLPTRLFPELDGYVYLILTDRHRILVDAGSGLPESREDLQRGLEIVRARYGCPVDLPDLTAILITHGHIDHFGGVTFVRQQSAAPVFVHELDRRVLVNYPERLITVARELRHFLSQAGVSAERRTALLDLYLSMKTMFQSTSVEGWLTDGELLFGILRVYHTPGHCPGQVCLQIDEVLLTSDHILAHTTPHQAPERITRYTGLGHYLESLRRVAAIPDIALAFGGHEDPILDLYERIAAIEAFHRQRLERVLEICQEPRTILEISKALFGRQYGYGVLLALLEAGAHVEYLYDRGYLQVANLDQLERDPEAPIRYRRL